Genomic segment of Bos indicus x Bos taurus breed Angus x Brahman F1 hybrid chromosome 27, Bos_hybrid_MaternalHap_v2.0, whole genome shotgun sequence:
atttctttcctttattcgaGAACTTTTGCACAATAAGCATTATTTTACCATTCATTTGTGCTATGTAATTTTATGGTAGAGTAATACTTACAACTTTAGTTAACAATTTTGAatgggctataccccaatatTTTTATGAGAAATTGCTCTTTTTTCTTGTATATACGTCTGAAACTATATCATTTCTAACCCAAACTTTAAAAGGTCTCTACAACAGCAGAGATCCCTTCTCTTGACATTCAGTGGCTTATAATCTAATATTGGTTAAGTCACCGAAAGGGTTGCCACTCACACCCCACGTTGAGAATCTAGGCGTATTGCTTTTACCGTCGTGTCCAAGGGTGACCAAATAGCTGGAGCACAGTATTCCACACCTCATGTGTGAGAATGGGCTTCTGTAGAGCTGCTAAAACCCTATCCGGCACCTGCAGGAAAAAACCCCAACATCATTATTCTTGAAGTCTCCCTACCAAAACTGTAACACGCAACATTAATACATGTCAGAAAGTTTTTGTTTCAGAACAGACCTTTTCCTACAGATTGACATTTCTTACAGAAAGAAATTTCTTGCGGATTTCTTTGTTTCAACTGTCTCTGTCtatctgatctttattatttgaaaaataaatctgttttttgAAAGCTTTTCTCTCCCCAAATGTGAGGATCTACAGAtgattttcagagaaaataacaTTCAACTTACGGATACATGGGAATTAAAAAGCACTTATATGTTTTGATAtcttagaagaagaagagaagaacgAGAAAAGGCAAAAACTTGTGAGGAAAAAACAACAAGAGGCACAGGGTGAAAAGGTAAAGCCTACTGTTTGGAAAGTATTATatagagaaaatacaaaaatatccgGGGGAATTTCAAATTtaggtcacaactgagcgactttcacttcacttcagagagCCGTCTTCAGACTTCACGCCTGGCCTTACTGCCTATCACCCTTTTAGCCCATCTAAAAAATTAAGAGGTTTAAACATtgagaagtgaaagtcgctcagtcatgtccaactctttgcgaccccatggactatacagtccatggaattctccaggccagaacactggagtgggtagccgttcccttctccaggggatcttcccaacccagggaccaaatccgggtctcccgcattgcaggcagattctttatcagctgagctaccagggaagcccgtgattCAGTGGCGTTTAGaatattcacagtgttgtacaaccaCTGCCTCTGTCtcgttccaaaacattttcatcaccccaggaGAAAACCCCAAACCCATTAAACAGTTGTGTCCCCATTCCTCACTCCTTTCATCCTCTGGCAGCCAGCAATCTGCTTTCTGTTTGTATGGATCTGTCTGAATGTTTCatacaagtgaaatcatataacatgtgaccttttgtgtctgacttctttgccTTGCCTAATGTTTTGCAGGGTTCATCCATATAGCATAAATCAGCACTTCATTCCTCCTATGACTGAgtcatattccactgtatggatggaTCAAAACTTGTTTATCTGTTCactgatggacagttaggttgtcTCCACCTTTGGACTATTGtggatagtgctgctgtgaatatttgtgTGCAAATATTTGAGAACttactttcaattctttgggagtatatacatagaaatggaattgctgggtcatgtggtaattctatatATTAACttcttgaggaactgccaaactattttccacacCATTTTGTATGTCCACCAGCAATTTCTGAGGGTCTCAGTTTCTCTacattcatttctgattttggtaGTCGTCTCTTTTTCTTAGTCAAGTTAaaggtttgttaattttttttcaaagaaccaattttGGTTTCATTggttctgttgtttttctattctatcccgtttttatgtcttctttattaTTTGCTTTCATATGCCAGCTTTGTGTTTaacttgttctttttcaagatttttaagaTGTAAAGTTAATAATTTGacatcctttcttcttttttaattagatATTTATAGCCATAACTTTACCTCTGAGCACTGTTTTTGCTTCATCCTATCCAAGATTGGTTTTGCTAACTAGAAGTTGCATTTACCATGGATGATCATTTAACAGTTATTTTCATGATCTTGAAATATCAGGTAGCACTTGGGCATACTTATATCTCCAACCCTAGTAAGTTTTTGTTGCACTGAAAACCCATTAAAGGATGTATCAGCAGACTGCCAGACAAGCAGAAGGATAGAACATTTGGTTTTCTTTGCATTGTGTACAAATGCAAATTTTTAGAGAGTAATGCAACAGTGGAGGATGTAGGTTTTTTGGCAAAACTGAATTAGTGTTAAAACACCACTTCTTACCTGGTTCTTATTTACAACTTTATAGACAATGTAAATAGAATCTTAGGGTTGTTAGTGTATAgtcacctgatttttttttttttttgaacaggtCAGCAGATACATAGAGAATGTTCTAAAACCTAGCCaggaaatgaaattgaaaaagcTGGAAGAACGCTTTTATCAGATGACGGGTGAAACCTGGAAGTTAAGCAATGGTCATAAACTTGGGGTTAGAAAATAttctcatttcatattttttaattctgctattgtttatgtttcctttaacatatactaattattttaaaaattgtaaattattATTCTAGTCTATTTTTAGGAGTCTTTATTAATAATGCTTATATATCagttatatatagagagagttttTATTGATCATATTTGTATGTCAAATGTTTAAGTGGTTTTTGGTGCCTAAAGAGCATATAACTTAGATCCTTGAAAAGTTCTAACTTAAGACAGTCTGAGAAAACTGTTGATTAAATCACATCTTTTATATGAGGGCATCCAAATCTCTTGGGTATTACAAGCTCACATTATATTCAATTTAGCTCTGTTTTTTGAAGCCAAATTGACCTTTGACTCTCTTCCTTTGGCACTGAGTatgaattttgtcatttgcaagtGGAAGTTTACAATGTTAagttttcttcagagaaaaaaggatattcataaattcatttttagaGGAACTGGCTGTAGATTTTTTTGTGTAAGATGCTTTCTGTCCCAAAGACTTCTTTTTTGGCTTTCTATTTACACTGTACCTTTCATCATCTCATAAAGATGATCCAGTAGGGGTAAACAGGATTCTGACAGTGAAGCAGAATGTTTGTATCCATTTCATAATGGTAAATACGTCATGAAACCGTTAAGGGTTGGTAAGAAAGGTAATGTGAAAGATGGCAACAGAAGATACAACTGCTCTAGGTAGTGACTTCACTTCTGAATTGAGTTTGCTTTTGACCAGGGTGATGAAGATTTGGAGCTTGACAGTGAGAGTCGGACATCTTTTGAAACATCAAACAGAGAAGCAGCAAAGAGACGGAACTTGCCCAAGCCTGTAACCAACATTTCACCACCCGCTGAGCAGCCCACGAAGAAGGAGGTTCATTACTTAATAACTGTTCACTGAGCTGTATCTGCATACAGTAGGGATATTGTTTTTTGGGTGGAAGTGGTATATTGAGGGAATCCAGATGGTGTCTTCATTAAGAATCACTTCAGCTTCATTAAAAATCACTTTCTTGTTAAATACTAGCATTCTGAGCCAAACTTACAAGGAATCTAGGAAGATAAATGATAGTACATTTAGTAAACAGTTCTTTTTAAGGAAGTAATTTAATTATGTAGAAACAAAAAATGCAATATTTACTAACGAAGACATTCCTTTGGGTAGCTAAGATATAAGGAagttatatattttgttgttgagttgctcagttgtgtctaattctttctgaccccatggactacagcatgccaggttcctctgtcctccactatctctcagagtttgctcaaactcatgttcattgagtcagtgatgccttccaaccatcttttcttctgctgcccccttctccttttcccttcagtctttcccagcatcagggtcttttccaatgaatcggctctttacatcaggtggccaaagtactggagcttagTTGAGTGGCTAACGTTATTAACATGAATGTATCATTGTCCCCAGTGCCCCTTTTAGGGAATGAGTTAGCAACCATTCACTCTGGAGCAGTGTCCAGGTTTattattccttcttttctttcaaatctttAATCCCTAAGAAGACCAATTTGGAGCTGGTTAAGGTTGAAATAAGTGTGTTTCTATTGAGTCTTAGGGAAAGCTGCTAAGCTATGTGTTCCCTAAAAGTAGTTTTCAATGTATTGCTTCTCAGTCTGAGGTTTCTTGGTCCCTTCATAGAGCTTGAGGGTAGGAACTGGGTCTTTGAACTGTTTCTAACATTTGAAAAAGATCTAGAGAGCTACATGGACTCATTACATTTGTAAGATTCTTTGCTATTTGTTAATAGCATAGATTATCTCATGCTGATGGTAAATTCTAATTGACCATCACATATGTTTTTGataccaaacaaaaacaaatgatttatttaataaatgcaatgaatatttgttagataaaatgttataaaatatggAATCTatggtattaaaaaataaaaagcatccctTGAAGGTGAAATTGTTGTACACTGTTTTAGTGAGAGAAAATGCTTTGTACATCTGGTTTTTTAATAGATTAACAGAAATAGGGAAACGTGGATAAATCATGAAAGCAACCAAAGTGAATGGTGGTTTTCCAGCCCCTTAGAAGGCGCCagtaaagagaaatatatatgtactCATCCTGATGCATATATGTGTGAACCTAAATAATCACGGAGTTTtactgaatttaatttttatcctCTGTTTCTTTAGTAGTACATCTTTATGTAATATCTTAGAACAGCATAAACATAATGTTCTTTAAATGTGTATAGATTAGCAGCTGTCATCTgagatctgtttttttttcaaatcctgTTTTTATGATGTATTGTTAGCACAGAGTTGCTTAtccaaaaatgtttattgagtcctcattgtaaacattttataaatgtatattaaaagaaaagatttcatTAAGCATAGATATGTCCAAACTCTATGTTGAAAGGAACTCTTCTCTTCGaggttattttttcttcttctgtttacATTCCTGTTACTAAATACTTACTTTTCTTTAGGTTCTTGATTTACCTGAAGAACCTCCTGAAACAGCTGAAGAAGTaagcttatcttttttttctttgaaaatcaatgtatttttaattttctttaacatCAAGTAAGTACATCTTACCTACATTTGggtttagaaagagaaaatagtaCAGTGTTTATGTGTTTGCACCACGATTAGGTCTTGTTTCAAATATGGGGTGGTATCAAATGCTTCAGTCAAGCCCTATTTTGGAAGCCTGCTGTCTGCTGAGCTTGTGTTTTAAAGCCCTTCCACTTCATCGGGCAGAGATTGGATATGTGGTCTTTTCTAGAATGTTGGGTCATCAAATGAGTTGCCTATTAAAATAGAATCAAAATAGGCAGATGACTTCAAATTGtggtttttccattaaaaaagagaaaatgaaggatgCAGCTACTTTGTAGGCGTTTGAATTGAAAGATGGTTTGCTGTTTGGGGTCAGGGTTGGACTGAATCCCAACTCTGCATTGTGTCCTCTGCCCAACTGCTTTGCCATAATCTGTGCCACCTTCTTGCGGTTGCCCAGCTCAGTTTCACTCAGTCTCTGAGGTACAGAAGCACATTTTTAAAGCCGTGAAATGGCGTAGGCAAAGGCAAGCTGGATGGTTTTCCATTTCTTGACTCTTCAGCGACTGTTACAGTCCCTGAAAACCATTTCTGAGGCAGCCATGAACGTGCTGGAGGCCACGTTCATTTTTGCCAACACATTTGCAGCTCATAAGTTAGTATTTTGGATACTAAAatactgaggaaaattctgaaagtcttACAGAAATAGAGACAATGAAGTGTGCAATCAGTCCTAGGAGAATCATAGTCCCAGGAGAAACACAATTTAAGAAAAAGCCAAAGGTCTGATTCCTCCCTGTTACACCCATGACATCCACACCCATGATATGTCTGTTCTGACCTCCTACATCCTCACCTCTCCTCAAGCTCTGGGTTGGTATCCGTGACAACCACTTAAAATACGGGAGTAACTAAGTACAGCTCGGGTTGACAAGGAACGCCTTTTCTCCAGCTTTAAAGCACATGACCTTATTCCCACAGAACACCAGTCTGTCACCAGTGACGACAGACGTCAGGTGGTCAGTGAATCCTTTGAAATTGTACCTTTTTGTGACTACAGGTAGGAGTGTGCTCTTCAGAATCTCAGGTCTGTGACCCTAAAAAGGTCAACACATCTCCACCTGGAAGCAGTTGGTGTTGCTCTCCTCTTTATAAGAGTTATTCATAGTCATTccgttttgtttattttctgctcTTTTCCCATACTTGGACAGATGACCTGTGCTACACTCATTAAAGTGTCTGTCACAGTTTTGGAGTTTTAGAGCTGGGATGAACCTCAATCATGTCTCATCCCATCTCCTCAACTTGAGGCTGAAGCCACAGGCAGGATTTTGAGGTCCCTCCTCGGGGAGCCCAGGCCCTCTGGTTGTGTGAGACCTCTGGGCTTAATTCCCTTGTTTACTCTAGAAGCAATACTATCCCTGTTTGCTTCTCCTTGCTCCTATTTGCTTCTCCTTGCTCCTATTTGCTTCTCTTCTGGCCTTGCTCTGATTTTTGGTCCTCTTTGCTATTTTTGGTTAATAAAGTCAACAAAATTATGGTAAAAAATTGTTACTTGAGAATTACATGTTACCTGAGAATCACATACATACATAGTATCAATCAGGTATAAGCaactttaaattatataataaagttTTGTGAAGAATGCCACTAAGGTATAGTTAATACCACTTGATACTTGTCTAGTGTATATTCTACActaatcaagaaaagaaaataaattttggaagATTTTGATTCTGTCAGAATCATCACTGGGCAAGGCGTTTTCCACCTGTGCAGTTGCTACTGCGCATAGATTTCTTAGAATTCAAAGGATAAATTCCTAACTCTCTGCTAGCCATTCACCAGCCCTTATTTTTACCTCCCTGGATGACTCTGGGTGTCCTAGTTTATTCTCCTTGACCTAGTCAGCCAACGCTTTGATCTAATGAGCTGTTTCTGAGCAGTTAGCCTGGTCCCTCCGGGTGTCTCTGCCTGACCtttcccctctgttgtagttggactgtttaataataatgaaagtagACCTTAGGCGTGGAATGTCGTCATCatgataaaagttaaaaacaagaaaaaggaagcaTTCTAGTTTGGAGAGTGTGCCTTTCCTACCTATCCTTCACCCCGTCACCCTAAAAAAGTGCTTTCAGAGTTAAAAAGGCACACCTGGAGTTGGCAATGAGCACTATGCCACAGTTACCCCAGATTTTAGGATGTCTGTCTTTGTCAGTCACATAGTCATACTTGTTTCTGGCTTTCTGCAAAGTACCCTTTTGTATTCTGTCAACTTTGAAGCTTTGTTCTGATACCATAATCATGATCTATCATCATACATAAAGCTTGCCCATCAtaactaatatattttaatacctaAGCCACACAGCTGTTTCATGAATccatatataaaagaataatttcACCTTTAGGAATACTGGAGATTTTCATTTTCAGGACattctctattttcttattaaagTTGGGCCCATTAAGTGTGTGGTGTCACCCACAGAATAGAGGGACATCTTAATAAATCTGTGTTGCTCAGGGAAGGGACTAACATTCGTCTTAAAGGTTATCAGAACAGGATGAAGTTTTCACTGTGTGAATGTGTATCCTGTATATGTAGTAGCTGTGGCTCTGTAGGCTTTGCAATAGCCATGTGAGAAAATTCCTGTTATAGTGGAAGCCTCCTTGGACTTAGGAGCAGACTAATAAGTGAACTAACGGCTGACATGGATTCTGAAAGGGGGGCGGTATCTGAAACAATGCTATTCTTAAGCCTTACACCCTGATTTAAGTGCTTGTTATGTATTTCATATTACAACTATCAAAAGAGTTATAAGTAGTCTAGAATTCACAACAGAATAGTCACCACATGTTACTGTTCTGCTTTTAAACTGAAAAGACAATAACCGTAGAATTTAAGATAATTTGAAAAGAGTTTTGTAAATCATCATGTAATTACCATAGTACCATAGCAACTATTTTCATTATTGTATGctatcttatttcattttaaggGGGGCCAAATTTTAATTAGTGCTGCCCCTTTTCATTTAGATTTCATTTAACACTCTGTGTTTGGGACAGAGATTTACTTTACAATTTGGACTGTGTTCCAGGCCTTTGACCTGTTCATAGGTCAGTCCATTGGACGTCAGTAGCCTTAGGAGAAAATTACACACCCACCTTTCACAGTAACTGTTATAACAGAACAGTAACTAGGTTTGAAACAATGATTGTTCATTTCTCTTAAGTATTTATCTAATCACAATGGTAAACATTAAGTCACTATATTTTAACCTTAGTTTCTTTGAAAGCGTTTGGCCTTAATTCTCCTCTTAGATCATTAAAGTTTGAACAAAACCTCACTGTAAAAGTTAGGTTTTATTGTTCTACAAATAAGCAAAATTGGCTTTTGTGATTGTTAGTTTgtgttttattataaaactttccTTTAGTAGAAGTAGTAACAGAGCTCAACATCACACCAATCTGGATGTGAATAAAACACTCTACCTACTTGCATGGAAATAGTGCTAACGTGGCTTTCCTGAAGCGGGTGGGTGCTGCTATAAAACAACCATTTCCACCATTTCCGTAACTGTGCTGCCAACAAAACTCCCAGGACAGTTAGGATAACGTTcataaaagttaaaagacaagaaaaagataGCATTCTAGT
This window contains:
- the UBXN8 gene encoding UBX domain-containing protein 8 isoform X2, which produces MASRGVVGLFLLSALPFLCLELRRGKPDLEEEEKNEKRQKLVRKKQQEAQGEKVSRYIENVLKPSQEMKLKKLEERFYQMTGETWKLSNGHKLGGDEDLELDSESRTSFETSNREAAKRRNLPKPVTNISPPAEQPTKKEVLDLPEEPPETAEEVVTVALRCPSGRVLRRRFFKSCSSQVLFDWMMKLGYRTSLYSLSTSFPRRPLEVEAGWSLQDIGITVDTVLNVEEKEQSS